The Pyrus communis chromosome 12, drPyrComm1.1, whole genome shotgun sequence genomic sequence caactttgaggagtcaccaagacttacagatccataggccccttttttgagttcggcaaaaaactccttctttccacacatgtgattgcttgcaccagagtccaaataccaaacattttgttggctactggaatcatggtgtgctagtaagactgtaagttcttcatcagtatttccacttgattctgccatgttgacatgctcaccatttttatgtgaacattcattggcataatgtccatattgcttacagttgtgacactggatatgcgcctttcctcgagtagatctccactcctgagactgaccttgattttgtgcatagcctcgacctcttcctcgggctcgtcctcggctacggttggatgagctcccacgacgtgagttccactgcccacgacctttatttggtttgtcaatattcaactttgactccaaagcttgctctagcgttgtggggcttgcattcttctgaatgcgttgctcgtgaactaggagggatcctagtagctcttctgcgctcatcacctccaaatccttggattcctcaatggcagtcaccacatgctcaaacttagatgtgagtgaccggagtatcttctccacaactcgtacttcatcgagtctctcgccatttctcctcatctgatttactatcacaatgagccttgagtgatagtcggagatgctctccccttcattcatatgagcagtttcaaaatctgctcgaagtgattgtaacctcactttcttgactcgatctactcctttgtagattgtactgagtgtatcccatacttgcttgctcgttgttgcttctgcaaccttctcgaacgttgaatcttccaaaccctggtatagaagatacagcgccttttggtccttctttcgtaagtccttgagagtgttcctttgatctgCAGTATATAcagcttcttgctcggcagtgggtacaacatacccactactgacaacttcccatagctcctgtgatccaaacaatgctttgaattggatgcaccatctttcataattttctttcttcaatgtgggaacttggagttgcactaagttggacgccataactgctgcacctgccagaatggtattctggctctgataccaattgttggtattttacagtttactaactcaataccaaaatatgtgggtgataagtttacaaactctatcacacctctttctctttgcactctcaaataaaattggacaaagaaagaaatagagaaatgagggaagcaacaagctttggcaaaacacttggactttgatatatgaaaaaggtttacaaactgttggaataagaaagcttacaagcttcttcacaattggaagtgggatttggatgggatgatttacaatgcttgagaacttgggtatttatagcaaaccaaatgattaaactaagattatttattaccacacaaaacacattaattgcacctaataatttttattcaaccatacctaacattgcctaactttcaatgcctaactttgacattgattttcaacaatagcaacctattttgatttgaattttcaaCAAGGCGGGCAAGAAACGAAGCTCAGATATCAAGGGAAAGAACAGATTTGACAGATATGTTAATAGAAACCGAAGACGAGAATGGTAACAAAttagatgatgaagagattATAGACATAATTCTCATGTACTTAAACGCTGGTCATGAATCTACAGCCCATGCCACTTTGTGGGCTACTCTCTTCTTACATGAGCATCCAGAATACTACCAAAAAGCCAAGGTGGGTGCATCTATATTTCAGTCTCATTTTGTTTTTCGGTTAACTTGGAAAGAAATTGTGAGAATATGTTGCCTCCAGCTACTTTTGTTGGCCACATTCTTCCAACCAAGGAACCTAGTTCAATCGTTTCTGAGTTTCCTTCGAAATATTTTGAACCCGATGTTATTATCTTTCAGGCAGAACTACTGGAGATTCTGAAAACGGTATCACCAGAAGAAGGATTTAACTTTAGAGGAACTAAACAGATGGAATATCTTTCCAAGGTATGTTTTCGGTGGCTAATTTCAACTCTTCAACCATCTATTTTGCTAATATACTGTACGTAACAACTAACAAGTTTGATTACTTCTGAGGTAAGGTAATCGATGAAACGCTGCGCATTGTTAACGTCTCATTGTATAGCTACCGAGAGGCTGCTAGTGAGGTCAAAATCTCTGGTAAATTAACTTCACTGCTTTCTCCATTCCTTGCTTAATCTGTTAAACTTACTGGAACATGTTGTGTCTTGAAGGTTACACAATACCAAGGGGCTGGAAAGTAATGATGTGGTACAGAGGTGTCCATTTGAACCCAAAATATTATCCAGATCCAAAGGAGTTTAATCCCTCCAGATGGAATGTAAGCAACATAATTCAATCTAACTTGTAATATCATATGACATGCATGCCTTCTAGCGTAGTTTTCAACCGTTAAACCTTGATCAATTAATGGTTAAAAACACCAGAGTATCTGAAAATCGATATACCCGAGCAAACTGTTGTTTGACAAAGTCAAGTTgtggtttgtttttttgtagGAAAGTAATGCCAAGGCAGGAAGTTTCATTCCCTTTGGAATGGGAAGTAGGCTATGCCCTGGAATTGATTTGACCAAGCTTGAAATTACTATATTTCTTCACTATTTTCTCCTTAATTATGAGTGAGTTCCCCTTTGCTTAATTTCCATTTGTGCTTTGCACTTTTCTTTCAGTCAAATAACTACTAAGTCATGAATACGATATCTGAGGTGCTGTTTGGATATTTGGATTTAAAATGTGTGATTTGAATCCCTCCTGTCAAATCCGATACCCATTGAAATCTGGGTGCAACACAGAAGGTTAGTTTGTTGTCTAGGAATAGACAACTCACTATGTTCAAGATACTTTGAACgaagaaatgaaaaaaggaaaatttagcCAAAGATCAATAAAAACTTTACGATTAAGCCATATATCaatgacatatttttgttttggacttaatcaatgatatatttttattaattaggtaTAGGTCAATGATGAATGCCACATAAGCTTTAAGTCATTATTCTATCgttcactctctctttctctctctataattATTATAAGGGCTTAAGCTATTATAAATATAGATttagatcatctccggatcaaTTTGTGGAGATCCTCCGGGATGATGGATCTCATCCATTGATACAAATCCACCGGCCAAAATCTCTTATCCTTCCTCTTTTCCCCTcaactcttctctttctccctcactTCGAAGCTCTCAACCTTGAACCACCAACTCctcaaattccaaattaaatTCGACCCTACCTCAAAATCAACCTCAACACTGCCACAACCCACCCAACCCACAAGCACCAATTGCAAGTCCCTCACCTTACCCTGTCCAAAATCagccccaccaccaccacatcccTCAGTTGCAAGTCCCTTGACCTTAAAATCTCAGCCGATGTTAATGAAACAACAAATAGAGGGGTCGTGCAAACCAATGTATTTTGGTTGCAAAGATCtttttcataactatggaagaattagagtgagagaaatctcaaagatgaagaagaagaaagagatgacaaataaaaaaaactaaaacaataagggatagtgaaaaaataaatcaaacttAGAGCACAGATAACATGCAATTGAATTTGGGGTTTGTTAACAACGGTGCAATGTAGGGGTGCGAGGGAGAAATAGGAGTTGAGGGGGAAGAGGAttcagccgttggatttctATTCCTATAGAACTGATCTTGAGAGGATATGAATCCAATAAATAGTTagaatatgtatattctatcaCTCTCTCTTGCCCTACGTTTACATGAAGGAGTCTACtcaagtcaaaaaaaaaaaaaaaaggaaaccgAGAAACGGACACTGCATTGCAGTGTTTgtatccaaatgtaaaaaatagaACCATGAAACGGATACTACATTGCAGCGTTCatatccaaatgtaaaaaacagaACCATGAAATGGACACTACATTGCAGTGTTCAAATCCAATTGTAAAAAAACAGATCCGGAAATGGACACTACATTACAATGTCTAAATCTAAATGTAAAAAACAGAGCTAGGAAACGGACATTGCATTACAGTGTCTGAATCTAAATGTAAAATCAGGAGTCGCGTGAGGTGTGAAGTGTATGAGACGTGTGAGTGATGAAAAAAATAGAACCAAGAAACAGACATTACAACGCAGCGTCTGAatccaaaagtaaaaaacatAACCAAGAAATGGACACTACATTGtagtgtctgaatccaaatgtacaAAGGAACATGTAGGAGGCGtgtgagtgatggaaaaaacGAAACCAATAAATGAACACTACAACTCAGTGTTTgaatccaaatataaaaaacagAATCAGGAAATAAACACTGCATTGCAGTGTCTGATCTGTATTGACTTGTTCCAAATATAAAGCTATAAGAAAGAGAGTGTTAGTTGAAGTGGATGCCAACTGTAGTGgcagattttgtaatttttgtttattttaaatgcatttaagtatcacaatacatgattgacctatttataattaacataaatattgttaATCTATTGTTattgatttttcacaaaatcacccatgaaaaaaatatgtgtATAATTTGAAGGTAAAAGATGAATTACTCATTAATGAAACTTAGAATGGATGATATTTTCTCATGTCTAAAAAGAAATATCAATGTATTTAAATTCTAAGAAATTCTTCGTGAAGcactttcaagtgtttttttcctataaaataCGTAaggtttaaaataaaatatcaatgtGTTTTCTAATAAAAATGTTTCCAAAACCAATGCAATGGTATATTTGGACAGTGAGGTTCCAAATCCaagaattttaattattaattttttttaatacaagtgaTATTCTACATTAGAATTATTTGTTTGGAAGAGTATAAATTTCAAGTTCATTATATCTTAACTTTAAACCAATTATCGAACAGTTGACCATCAGACATTTCAAATTCTAAAATGTTGTAGTAGTTtcataactatttttttttattattaattaactaatatTTAAAGTTACAAATAATAGATGTCCGGCCTTTGACATTCAACTTGTTTAACTTTGAATGCAGGCTTGAACGACTCAATCCGGCAATTGGAGTGAGTTACTTACCCCATCCAAGACCCAAAGACAATTGTCTTGCAAAAATTAAGAAGCTTCCATCACCATCTATATAACCTTAAAAATACCAGGGCAGACTTGCTTCCACTTGTAAAATATGTTTACAGTCCTCATCCGGTGGACGAtgagaaaataatattactGTACTAAAAGCTAGTTGGTGGAAGATTACAAGGCAAAAGTGAGACTGGCCCCTCTGTTTTTCTATACATCACTTGTCATATTTCAGATTTTCAATCTTTCGATGTTTGTGAGGATACAACTTGGTCCTGCCATCCTTGAACATACCAAAGGCATTGGGATTGCCTTGAAGGTGTTTATAAACAAATCCAATTCTTAATCCAATCATGTACGGTCCAATATAATTGGTGAAGACTAACAAGATGGAAGTGAACAGTTGAATGCAGTTTCTTTGTAACATACAAGCAATGTTCAACTTTAAAGTAATCTAAGTTGCGGAGAGGAAGATTTGATTTTGAGAGGATAGAAGGGAGCGAGCACGTCCCCTCTAGCTATATGCCCACGCTTATGCCTGCAATGATTGAATGGACCTTaatatctctcttttttttgtaTGAAAACGAATCCATGAACCTTTTTTCGGTTTTGATTCAACAAGTACTTTTATTGACATAAAATGTAGGCAGAAGGTTGAAACATGAGTTATGACTTAGATTCTGCAGTACTTTGATAATAATATTTAACGACTTCACCAAACATTAATTAAACCTTAAACAGCTGAAAATCAATTAGTTCAATGGGCTGcatcttcttcctcacaaaACTTCGTGTATTCTTTAGGTCCCAACAAGGATTCTAGTTCTGATGGACTgctgggcttgatcttgatcaTCCATCCACCTTCATATGGGCTCGAATTGATCTAAATATACCCAAAATAAATTAACAGTTTAACAATATTACATGTCAAATTGTTTGAAAAAGCGTACGATACTTTGTCTAAACATGGATGCACTCATGCACGGTAGATCAAATATTTGAACAATAATATATATTGAAAGAAGGATAAGCATTGttttaggaaaaagaaaaaggaagatgaATTACCAAACCAGGTGATTCAGTAAGCTTTGAGTTAACCTCGACGACTTCGCCGGAGATTGGGGAATTGACATCACTGGTTGCCTTGACACTTTCCACAGCTCCAAAGCTGCCTCCTTGAGAGACTGAGCGACCAGCTTCTGGTAGCTCAACAAACACTACTTCTCCAAGATGGTCCTGAAACAAAGCTTCACCTGCATCACTCACTCCATGGGCTAATACTCtatcatattatattttattaagtaTCGAAATAATATTATGGAAACGAGAATAATTACAATGCTCAAACaatacaattttaaaaaataaaatggatcTTCAACCCAATTGCAAAAGACATCGATATTAAAGGTTCAGGGACCCGTGGAATGGATATAATAAGTATATTAATATATTAACCTGAGCATGATCAGTTATGCCAATTGTTGCCACAGAGCCTTCATGCTTCACCCACTCATGTGAAGATGCATACTTCAATCCATCCAAAACTGCAATATCCAAACATAACCCCCAACATTacaattcttttcaatttaatttcccaaacaacaacaaattttaaaataccCCAAATACACAGCACTCCTAAAATCACTCTTTTCTTTGACAAATGATtatatttacactaaattaATCTAAACTACGAGGTGGGGGATTCAAACTTGGATGCAAGTTGCAAATGATGGAGCACACTGCTCTAGTCAACTTCGCTAAAACTAAGTCTGCATAGCACTCAAATTCTAGTTGAACAAAATCATGCATGCATTGGCAGCATCCTTTGATATAAGTGAAAAGGTAGGCCCTTCTATAATTATAGTTATACCAAA encodes the following:
- the LOC137710450 gene encoding glycine cleavage system H protein 3, mitochondrial, with translation MALRLWASSTANALRISTASKSHLSPAFSLSRCFSTVLDGLKYASSHEWVKHEGSVATIGITDHAQDHLGEVVFVELPEAGRSVSQGGSFGAVESVKATSDVNSPISGEVVEVNSKLTESPGLINSSPYEGGWMIKIKPSSPSELESLLGPKEYTKFCEEEDAAH